TTCGGGAAGATCAAGAGACACTGGAGGTATATAGTGGCGAGAATCGTTACTATGTTTCTCAGGTGAGATCTTATTTGGGGTTTTCCAAAATTATGGTTATTTATGTGCGTTAACCCAAATCTTTGGTTCTTTTTGTTTGACTCTGttattttgattctgttttaggATGCATGTACGTTTAAATCGAAATATAGATTCAGCTACTTTATGCGGCAACAATTAGTAGCTTATACAACCAGCAAAGTGTGGGTTCAAGATTCAAGAGTGCAAGCAGTTGTGATACAGATATCTGGCGGTAATGTAAAAATGTGGGTGGATTCAGGTTATAGTAGTTTACTTTGAAATCTCCTATGTTGGATCAACTTGATAATATTACTTGATTTATTATTTCTTTATCTTACAGGTACTATATCTGGCAAGCAATTTTACGATCAAAGATTGGAACTGTATTGCATGCTAATGAACTTACAATACACTTCAAGGTATATTTTCCCCATGCATGCATTTTTTATCTTTTAAAATTGTTTCATTTTACCATATCTGAATTGTGTGGGTGTTACATGACTCATGGCCTACTGTTGGATTCATCTTTCTGCTGGACCCTATATGAAATTAGAGTTAGCTTTTAATATCTTTGGTATGCAACCGATTATGATATTTCCATAATATCATTCAAATGTTCCCAACATCTGGATTCTCCGCACTTTTTGTGTGTCGACCGCTGGGACATTTACTATTGTTTGAATTTAATCTTCTTATAGTCTGAGTAGGGACTGCTCTTAATTATCAGGAGACGAACTTTTCCAGTTTTGAACATGAATTAGATTGTGGCACCAAACCGTCCATTGATTTATTGAATTCGATTTTTCAGTACACACCGATATTAGTTCTATGATGTTTGGGTGGTTGATCATTATAATTGTTGGTATTAAACTCTTAAGTTTGCactctattaactccttgattCATAATGGTCATGTGTGAGCCAAAACGGTCATTTTTATttcaaaaagaaatgaaaatgagGTGCTGCATAGGCTTTTGAACAAATGACAACATTAAAATCTGCAGACATTTAGGAGAAGGAAACGATGAAATTTGTGAAGAGTCAAGAcattgatatgtatgtattgtcGTTTCTATTACCATGTACATTTCTCTATCATATCCGAAAACCTTTCCAATAACTTTctcaacaaaaataaaagaagaaactcTTGAAAACTGAGTGTTATATAATTTATCTTTGTAGCACATGATGGACTTGATGGATGAGTCTCTTGGTAGAAGTTGGTGAAAAGAGTCTCTTGGTCGAAGTTACGATGTGCCAGATCATATTGATGGGGATGGCTTTATCCGCAGTAAATTAATTTGACCTTTTAGAGCATGAAGTCTTTTGGTTTATGTTGTTTTATATAGCCCAAGAGTTCTGTATCCCAATTCTTTGATCTCATTTCATTTTGTGCTTTCattttgtgctttcttttggtttaTGTTGTTTTTATATAGCCTAAGAGTTCTGTATAGTTCCCAATTCTTTGATCTCATTTCATTTTGTGCTTTCGTTATCAGAACAAGATGCCGTGGAAGCTGAAATGGGGACGGAATCTGATGGTTTGGCctaatatatatcttcaagatgGGTCAGTTTAGAGCCACCATTTATGTCACAAGTTAAATTCTTAATGCTGCAATTTGTTGTTCAACTTCTATAAAATATATTGTAAGTTTCAATTGACCCAATAGGGAACCATTGGGGTTCGCTTTCATTTCGGTTAATTCTGAAATAGTTCCCTATCTACCAGAAATTGGATAATGGTGCATGAGGGATCGTCGAACGATATATCTAATGGAGATGTTGATTAACTATCGGTTAGTTTATCGTTGATTTTTGAACTTTGAACATATAGATTTTGGGCAATTCGAGGGCAACCAGCTACGGTGTGCTCATTAGTGTTTGGCTACTTCAACATATAGAGTGCATCGTTGCCGTAGGATTATTTGGTGTTTACGGAATGTAAATTAGCTGCGGATGTTGATGTGTATGTTAACCAGATTTTACGTGGTTCTGCGATTCAGCAAATTAGATACTAGATTTGTTGTATTCAAGTTTCGGAAGGGCGATACTAGATTTGTTGTATTCAAGTTTCGGAAGGGCGACTATATCAAGTTTATTGTTTGTTACCGACAAATGTTAAAATGAAGATCAACACAGTTATGTGCTATCCAGGATCAATCAACTGGGTGTTCAGGATTGGATTCTCTGGAAATTAAAACAACAGGGTGTCACATTAAAATGATGCTTAATATACATGCAACCAAAGGCTGATGTCCATTTACAATATAGTAAGCTTCAAATTTATCCGGATGACCAGATGAACTACTTGAACAGATAAACTACTGGCGAGTGTGTGGATAAATATACTAGAAAGAAGGCCAAGGAGATAGTTAGCTATCCGGTGACATTGTGGATGAACACACTGGAGAGTGGATCCAAATAGCTTTttgattgattgctttgtttaaaTGGGATTCGAAGCTGTCAAGACTATTTGATCAAAATATCAATTTGACAGCATAAATTAAATTTTGGAATGAAATGGACATAATGACTTAGATTTGTgtctattttctttttccttttttaggTCGATATACACACTACCACAAATGAATTTCATTAAACGTATGAAAACCGTgttgttacggcacgggttatttctagtgaaCATATGGATTAAAGCCTAAAATGGGAAGTAAAACAAAAGATTTGATAGTGGGTGCAACCACTTGGATATTTGTTTACATCACCAATTCACAACAAAGTACTTGTCTTATGCCACCCCATGACATATGCCATAGTGATTTCAAAGCATTGAAGTTGAACATACTTGGTGAAGTTAATTaaacaagcttattataggggcgacatggtttattagagggcggcagtgtgatagtaaCGTCATTATCGGTTAAATCGTCTCTTGATTAGTCTAATAGCATTGTCATGATTTacgggtccttacattctccccattTTATAACATTTCCGTCCTCGAAAATGAGAACTACCTTCCAGTCTTCAGGTGTAAgtattgctcatacttacaaacgtaCGAATTTCAAATTCATCTAAGATGACTTTAAAAATACAAggatatcaaaagaaaattttattaaaatttagTAAAATATAATTATGCTATACTTGGTTAAATAATCCATTTATTTATCTTAATAAATGAATTCTAATTTTAATTCTAAATTCTGTAGTATAACTAAataactttttattttatttttgtaggtgATTATAATTTCGAAATTACTATAATATACTAATTTCAAATACTATTTAAGAGTAGGTTTAATATTATAAAAGTTTATTCAAATCTACATAATTTACCATTATATAAATGCTAatataattttgtttatttttttaattctacGTAGTCTAGTATGTGACGTAATCTGATATCAACATTTACCCTATATAATCATTGTTACGAAttacttatttatttattattgtcATTCAACTAAATTATTAAATTATTGGCTTACCTAAAGAGTAGCTAAGAATATTCACGGTTACTAACAATGTAAATTTTCTACTCATTGTTATAATATTTATCCataaaaactaatccaaatttgatttcacgtcaatatctaatatattttaactttaatattatacaacataaaaATTTTCCAAATACTATCCACTCCAAATCTTGCTATTAACCTAAATACTCAAATACTGTTATTGACAACGTTATTCTTCTCATTAttattaatcttctaaatatgACTCTACATTCACTTAAAGATTAATATacttgattttatttattcataatgAATCCATATAATATATCCTGTTAAATATATGGCGTTGATAAGTTCAATGTGACCTAAATTTGAGTTTACGTAAAATTTTAGTATACCCTAATAGTCTTTATCCTTGTTATTACAATAAAGTACCCTAATGATGTACGAAATATTGTAAGGTAAATTTTAAGTCTATTATAGTACTAATAATCATATACCATGATGAACAACAATTGTCAATCTGTTATCCTACCTACTCTTACAATTCTATTAAATACACAACAATTAGGTTGTATATACATCAAAACACAACTTAGTATGGAAAAACCTAACTTCATTTCGGAAATGAAATGCAAATTGACATCAGATATTAATTTAATAAGATAACAAAACAAGCTACGGATAATTAAATTATCCACTATAATCAAAACTTGACATTGCAATTACCTACTTGATTGTTTATTACTATATGTAACTGAGATGGATCCTACAAAAATTTAAACAAAATTTATAATATTTGGCACTAGGTTTAATTGCACTAATTTATATCTCCATAAATAAATAAGCCTAAGTTCGCTATACCAAATTTCCATTTCAATAGCTTAATGGCTCTACGTACGTGTAAAGATACAGTATCAGTTCCTAGATGAATTTGGGATTTCTCGAAATTACTAACCTCAATATTCCTCTAGTGCTTTGACTACGTGTTCATAATTTTATACTAATTATTCTCTAATATCTATCAATTTTAAACTATATCGTAATTGGTGTTAACCTACAAATTTACTTCTTACTATGTACACACAACAAGAAacgaatcaatcaatcaaataattataTTAGTTCTTGAtagattttagtgattaaaatttatctcacaaacccaacccaatTCTAAACAACTCTAACAATCTATCTGGCATTGGCTATTCTTATTAtcgcccatataagatctaatagtgagctctgataccaacttgtggcGCCCCAACtattaaacctgcttagctaataggattacaacctaattgaagcatcaaaattagattaAAGGTCTTAAGTAACACCATTCCATAAACTAGTCTCAAAATAAACCCATATTCTCTGATATTATTTAAATGAAaatctctcgagtgatatgaatataataatgtgttgttttacatatTTACAAAGAATACATATAATAGATAACGCATCATCTTTAGAACCGTTAAAGCTTTTTAGCAAAGAAAACGATATAACCTCTCGCGCACCATTTCTTCTAAAAACTGAAACTGATTTGATGACAaaccatgcctacctcgagatctacGATCCACTGATTCAtactttgaatcgatcgttgttccTAAAAAGTAACTTTGTGTTTTATAAGATTGTTCTAATATCACCAACACCATGATCATCCAtaattcattatcaatatcatcatcaaGAACATCGTGTTTCCCTTTCATTCACACATAATGATTCACCTACAACCTAGACTCTACTGATTTCATAGAAATCATTACTTTATCACTCTCTCAAATGATCTCTTTCATCAATCATAAAGCTAACTACATAATTATGTTCAATATCTTTCTACTACCATTATACCTAtatttgttttccatttcttCATTGAAAAGAAATGTGTACTTCTAACTCTAGTTTCCCCCTTCTCTTAAATCTAATGAAATGGTATACACCTATCAATCTATTCTCCTGCTCTCTGTTTTTCTCCAACTAGCAACAACACCACCTTAACTAAGCAACCCACGTGAAGAGGAGATATGCTTAAACTTGGttcttttgaaattaaaataaaaatgttcTTACACTCTACTTACACCCTAATTGGTTCTACTATTCTAACCCATAAAGACTACTAATGACTAACCTTTTACTAAGTACAAGTCCAGTCTATTTCATAGGTGCAGTCAACGGTAAGAGTTGACTTAGTCAAACATCGACACTCAAATTTTCGATCGTCGTTTCTCCCTCGTCCGGTGTCCGGTTGACGCGATATAGTAGTTCATTCACATAACTTTTCGAGGTCTATTCAGTGGTACTAATTTCATgtccaaattattattttattaatttcaatTGAATTTATTGTTCATATTTAATTAATTACGTCATTATCggttaaatcgtctcttgactagtctaatagcattgTCATGATTTATGGGTCCTTACAGATTAGTAGAAACAAAAGATGCAAGATTGAATCCAAGTTGGAGTTGAATAAGAATGGTCTACAAAGCAAGAATATAGCACTTTAGATTTTTGGAAAATGTGGGGTTTTGTCTGGTTTCAATTTTGTTGGATCTTGAATAGGCAGGTGATTAGCAATTGCTACTGAaaggattttctttttgtttgatagagACTTCTCGAATTCATGAGATTGAGGATTTGATTTTCTTTTGAAGCATAATTGAGAATTTAATGACTGAATGAGAATATGGTTGTTGAATGCAAATACAATTTATACGTCTGGAGGAATTGAAATTCCATATGAGTGAAAAAAATCCTAGAATACTTCAAGTGTGAAATGCTTTAAGCGTGAAATGCTTCGATCACCAAATGATTTGAGTGTCAAGTGGGATGGCTATAGTCGTTGCAAGATATTGAAAAAGGCTGTCGATTATGATTGGGGGTCAGCTGTATTAGCCGAATTGTATATTTGACTTGATATCGCGTGCTTAGGTTCGCCAAACATCGAAGGTCTATGGAGCCTCCTTGAGGTAAATACCATAAAATATTCCTTTGGCTTTAAATCAATTTACAAATATCTAGCAAGTTATAACAAATATCGTTTACTTTCCTTTGTATGTGTTTCACTTCAGCTTTGATGGTATACATATTTCAACGTTGGTATACTAAGAGTTTATAACTATATAAAGTAACATTTCCAACCATAGTAAGGTATGAAGACGATAACTAGCatccaaaacaaaacaagaatgagcGAGATAACATTCATTTTTTGAGGTACTAGTGCATGATTGAGACAAACATAATGATATTTGGATGATTCCTGCAAAATCATAATATTGTTTTGTATAATATATAAATCCCATATTTCAACTCCGACTAGCTTCTATCTAGTTTTTTCCTGATTTTTTCGTCCGTTGCTTTCCTTTCCGTCATCTAAGGCTAGTTTTTCGCCGCTTTTTCTTCCGGAAGTAGATGAATCTGTTATGGTCTAACTAATTGATAGGAGAGACAAGTAACTTATGTagaacacacacacacaaatatGATAAACCCTAGCAATAGAAATTCTATCTCATTCCTGAGAGAACAACctcttttcttatttcttttcttaccAACACAGGATTACAACCTACACTCTTATAGCAGCAATACAAAATCCTAATCTGTGTGGACGCGATCCTAAAATCCTGACCGTccaacactaactaatcattaactAAATTAAAACGGCTAACTGAGCATTTATTAGATAATTAACTACTGGTTACTACGTAACCTAACCATGCAGATAA
This DNA window, taken from Papaver somniferum cultivar HN1 unplaced genomic scaffold, ASM357369v1 unplaced-scaffold_133, whole genome shotgun sequence, encodes the following:
- the LOC113333789 gene encoding uncharacterized protein LOC113333789 isoform X1 translates to MESFREDQETLEVYSGENRYYVSQDACTFKSKYRFSYFMRQQLVAYTTSKVWVQDSRVQAVVIQISGGNVKMYYIWQAILRSKIGTVLHANELTIHFKNKMPWKLKWGRNLMVWPNIYLQDGNWIMVHEGSSNDISNGDVD
- the LOC113333789 gene encoding uncharacterized protein LOC113333789 isoform X2, which produces MESFREDQETLEVYSGENRYYVSQDACTFKSKYRFSYFMRQQLVAYTTSKVWVQDSRVQAVVIQISGGTISGKQFYDQRLELYCMLMNLQYTSRTRCRGS